attaaatctaataaattaagtaatttaattaatcaatcataACATCCCACTATATAGAATCTGATTGACAGACGAATCTTGCTGTATGAACTGGGAGAAATTAAGTCATGAATCGAGAATGAAAGATCATTAGTCATATGACACTGTTCTGTGATGGGCTTGTCTGCATAAACACCTATTATTTcacttaatgaaaataatgacATTAACAATTTCTCTAAAGAAAATACAATTGAAATGCACTAAACTATTGAAGCTAACCTTAGTAACGTGTGTTATCGAAAACCCAGGGTTCATGCTGAAAAAGCTCACGACCATTCATTTGAACCAGCCCTGCAGCTATATCCTCTGCACGTTTCCTTTCTGCTTCAGCTTTTCTGGCAGAGGCATCAGCATCCTGTAAGAGACAATATGCATAACCTAAAATCTCCagaatcaaacaagaaaaagaatatatactAGGGTTCTACtacgtaatattttttttctcaattaagtACTGGTTTTTCCATCAAGTAAAAGATCAGAATCTCTTCATTAGAAAATACCAACAGTTCcgattaaattttaatgggGTTGCTTGCAGCAGACTAACAggaagatttatatttttgagatGTAAGTACAACAGTTCTCGACTTCTATAACCAAAAGTAATAACCTAAAATACCACAACCTACCATATTCTCATAGGCGCACAGCTACCGCTTAGttatgatttcaaaatttattgataatgcCGAAATACATGCACAAATACTTTTTCCCCTCAATCACAATTTGGTGTGGCCATCCTGCAGTGTGATTATGATTAATGGATTTCCAGTCATGTCCTCCACACATTT
The window above is part of the Sesamum indicum cultivar Zhongzhi No. 13 linkage group LG2, S_indicum_v1.0, whole genome shotgun sequence genome. Proteins encoded here:
- the LOC105176873 gene encoding zinc finger CCCH domain-containing protein 15, with translation MGAEAEKNEQDAETRIPSPTTVPNPNPNSITQAQFVAWKRRKDADASARKAEAERKRAEDIAAGLVQMNGRELFQHEPWVFDNTRY